The Lysinibacter cavernae genome includes a window with the following:
- a CDS encoding PP2C family protein-serine/threonine phosphatase: MTEVGLNQNEFVVDAPDLNPGKVKLSWFAITDVGYRREVNEDSYVTTPPVFAVADGMGGHSAGDVASAAVVRRLGQLGGTPTVCRNDIDAALSQAVEDIEVNAGDSDLGTGTTVTGIALANHDQTLLWDCFNIGDSRVYQYFEGALSQITVDHSVVQHLIDTGSITPEEAETHPHSNVITRAVGFNEEPIPDYVQLALVEGQRLLICSDGLTKELTDHGIEHFLGVAETPEQAARELLAQALSNSGRDNVTIVVVDVVSAEYAPAEDTYTGISLL, encoded by the coding sequence ATGACAGAGGTTGGTCTCAACCAGAACGAATTCGTCGTTGACGCGCCCGATCTTAACCCTGGCAAAGTGAAACTCTCGTGGTTCGCAATTACCGATGTTGGATACCGGCGTGAAGTTAACGAAGATAGCTACGTCACAACTCCGCCGGTTTTTGCGGTTGCTGACGGAATGGGTGGTCACTCAGCTGGTGACGTCGCCAGCGCTGCTGTGGTCCGTCGCCTCGGTCAACTCGGTGGCACCCCAACCGTGTGCCGCAACGACATCGATGCGGCGCTGAGCCAGGCTGTTGAAGACATCGAGGTGAACGCCGGAGACAGCGACCTCGGCACCGGCACGACGGTTACCGGCATCGCGCTCGCAAATCATGACCAAACCCTTCTCTGGGACTGCTTCAACATCGGCGACTCGCGGGTGTATCAATACTTTGAGGGTGCGCTCAGCCAAATCACGGTCGACCATTCCGTGGTCCAACATCTCATTGACACCGGTTCGATCACGCCTGAAGAGGCCGAGACGCATCCGCACAGCAACGTCATTACTCGTGCGGTTGGTTTTAACGAAGAGCCGATTCCCGATTACGTCCAGCTTGCCCTGGTCGAAGGCCAGCGACTGCTCATCTGTTCAGATGGGCTCACCAAAGAACTTACAGACCACGGCATCGAGCATTTCCTTGGCGTCGCCGAGACTCCAGAGCAAGCAGCCCGAGAACTGCTTGCCCAGGCGCTCAGCAACAGCGGGCGAGACAACGTCACCATTGTTGTTGTTGACGTCGTGAGCGCCGAGTACGCGCCTGCTGAGGACACGTATACCGGCATTAGTCTGCTGTAG
- a CDS encoding aldo/keto reductase, with product MTYVANDNRYASMPYARCGRSGLLLPELSLGLWHNFGDTRAIETQREILRRAFDLGITHIDLANNYGPPAGSAERNFGRIFAEDLAPYRDELIVSTKAGYYMHKGPYGEWGSRKYLLSSLDRSLQRMGLDYVDIFYHHRPDPDTPIEETAGALAHAVTSGKALYVGVSNYNPEQTEAMVAALSAHNVRLLIHQPRYSMFDRHIEHGLFPVLEREGIGSIVFSPLAQGLLTDRYLGGTIPADSRAATSVFLPKERISEEYLGRARALNDIAASRGQTLAQLALSWILRQPQVTSALIGASSVAQLEQNVAALDAAPLSDEELTRIEPHTVHGTGL from the coding sequence ATGACCTATGTTGCCAACGACAATCGATACGCGTCGATGCCATACGCCAGATGCGGCCGTAGTGGCCTATTGCTCCCGGAACTATCTCTCGGTTTGTGGCACAACTTTGGCGACACCAGGGCAATCGAGACGCAGCGCGAGATTCTGAGGAGGGCCTTTGACCTCGGTATTACCCACATTGACCTCGCCAACAACTACGGGCCACCAGCTGGCTCTGCTGAACGCAACTTCGGCCGGATTTTTGCAGAAGACCTTGCTCCCTATCGAGACGAACTCATTGTCTCGACGAAAGCCGGGTACTACATGCACAAAGGCCCCTATGGCGAATGGGGATCTCGCAAGTACCTGCTGTCGTCGCTTGACCGCAGTTTGCAGCGGATGGGGCTCGACTACGTCGATATTTTTTACCATCACCGACCAGACCCGGATACACCAATCGAGGAGACTGCAGGCGCGCTCGCTCACGCCGTGACGAGTGGTAAAGCGCTCTACGTCGGAGTATCGAACTACAACCCTGAGCAGACCGAGGCCATGGTGGCCGCGCTTTCCGCACATAACGTTCGGCTCCTCATCCACCAGCCACGATACTCAATGTTCGACCGTCATATCGAGCACGGCCTCTTCCCCGTGCTTGAGCGAGAGGGCATCGGATCGATTGTGTTCTCTCCGCTCGCGCAGGGGCTGCTGACAGATCGCTATCTTGGCGGCACCATTCCAGCAGACTCTCGGGCCGCCACGAGCGTATTTCTGCCGAAGGAACGCATCAGTGAGGAATACCTTGGTCGTGCGCGAGCCCTCAACGATATCGCCGCATCGAGGGGGCAGACGCTTGCGCAGTTGGCCCTGAGCTGGATTCTGCGCCAGCCGCAGGTAACCTCGGCGCTGATCGGGGCGTCGAGTGTTGCCCAGCTTGAACAAAATGTCGCTGCCCTCGACGCGGCGCCACTCAGCGACGAGGAGCTTACACGCATAGAGCCCCATACCGTTCACGGCACGGGGCTCTAA
- a CDS encoding YaaA family protein, translated as MKILLPPSETKVSGGEAGPLQLSGLASLSLSPEDSALLLKRRESLVEVVVSLAADVDESQRVLKLGPKQLGEIDRNRELRTAPTLPAIARYTGVLYDAIGVASLDAAALAYLHHHVIIQSALFGPIMAGDHIPAYRLSYNSAVLGRGNTLRAFWSQLPETMFGNGHELVIDLRSKGYRELAPVPFSDRFLSVDVLTRERDGSLRALNHFNKKGKGELVRSLAREGVEFSTAHELLEGLLSTGHEVALADEHTLQLVVPGL; from the coding sequence ATGAAAATTCTTCTGCCGCCTTCCGAAACGAAGGTCAGCGGGGGAGAGGCGGGGCCACTCCAACTGAGTGGTCTCGCCTCTCTCTCGTTAAGCCCCGAGGATTCCGCGCTACTGCTCAAGCGCAGGGAATCTCTTGTTGAAGTGGTCGTCTCTCTTGCGGCCGACGTAGACGAAAGCCAGCGAGTGCTCAAGCTTGGGCCAAAGCAGCTTGGCGAAATTGACCGAAATCGTGAGCTTCGCACCGCTCCAACGCTGCCAGCAATTGCCAGATACACCGGTGTCCTGTACGACGCTATTGGCGTGGCGTCACTCGATGCTGCTGCTCTCGCGTACCTGCATCACCACGTCATCATCCAGTCGGCCTTGTTTGGCCCGATCATGGCGGGCGACCATATCCCCGCTTATCGGCTGTCATACAACTCTGCGGTACTCGGTCGCGGTAACACACTGAGGGCATTCTGGAGCCAGCTGCCGGAGACGATGTTTGGCAACGGGCACGAGTTAGTCATCGACTTGCGGTCAAAGGGGTATCGCGAGTTGGCGCCGGTACCGTTCTCCGACCGTTTTCTCTCTGTTGATGTTCTCACGAGAGAGCGTGACGGCTCACTGCGTGCGCTCAATCACTTCAATAAAAAAGGCAAGGGCGAGCTTGTACGCTCTCTTGCTCGTGAAGGAGTCGAGTTTTCGACTGCTCACGAGTTGCTTGAAGGGCTGCTCTCAACGGGGCATGAGGTTGCTCTCGCAGACGAACATACGCTGCAATTGGTGGTTCCCGGCCTGTAG
- a CDS encoding MerR family transcriptional regulator — translation MEQSISEIARLTGTTSRTLRHYQAIGLLEPSRVGYNGYRYYDDDALVRLQRILLLRQLGLGLEAIASVLSGAQSNTDALDTHLRWLHAEREHLDRQIRSVETTLKKLTNGEHLMAEEMFDGFDHTAHREEVVQRWGADTYQRSNTWWTQLSEEQRKEFLHAQRLIQDEFGAAQLAGHSPESDQVQAIAAKQVDWLRVGAEGTGMSVTAEYVAGLGELYVSDPRFGKNYTRHDPSGAEYVRDALAYYASHSLTT, via the coding sequence ATGGAACAGTCTATTTCGGAGATCGCCAGGCTCACCGGAACCACCTCGCGCACGCTTCGCCACTATCAGGCGATAGGCCTGCTCGAGCCAAGCCGCGTCGGGTACAACGGCTATCGCTACTACGACGACGACGCGCTCGTGAGGCTCCAACGCATCCTGCTGCTCCGCCAACTCGGCCTCGGCCTTGAAGCGATTGCCTCGGTGCTCTCGGGGGCTCAGAGCAACACGGATGCGCTTGATACACACCTGCGATGGTTGCATGCAGAGCGCGAGCACCTCGACCGACAGATTCGATCGGTAGAGACAACACTCAAGAAACTCACGAATGGAGAACACCTCATGGCCGAAGAAATGTTTGACGGCTTCGATCACACTGCCCACCGAGAAGAAGTGGTACAACGCTGGGGCGCAGATACGTATCAGCGCAGCAATACTTGGTGGACACAACTGAGCGAAGAACAACGCAAGGAATTCCTTCACGCCCAGCGGCTCATCCAGGATGAGTTCGGCGCGGCCCAGCTCGCAGGCCACTCGCCGGAAAGTGATCAGGTTCAGGCGATTGCGGCAAAGCAGGTTGACTGGCTCAGGGTTGGTGCAGAGGGGACGGGGATGTCCGTCACCGCAGAGTATGTTGCTGGGCTCGGCGAACTCTACGTGAGTGACCCTCGTTTCGGCAAGAACTACACCAGGCATGACCCATCCGGAGCCGAGTACGTCAGGGATGCGCTTGCCTACTACGCATCGCACTCCCTCACGACGTAA
- a CDS encoding DUF5684 domain-containing protein, giving the protein MFLTEYSDYSTTEGFALFAFLAVYAFVIFIFAVAGYVISSIFMSMLFTKAGVDKKWRAWVPIYNTMIFLKLGDINPWYFFVSFIPFVGNIAFLVLYVLAMYRINLKLGLNAVGYTIFGFFLGLIWLIVVAVNKAQFNPASVPPPSWYNNILKDNVRFNGVPNQGYVPFNS; this is encoded by the coding sequence GTGTTCCTTACTGAATATTCCGATTACAGCACCACAGAGGGCTTTGCGCTCTTTGCCTTCCTCGCGGTGTACGCATTTGTCATCTTTATTTTTGCGGTTGCCGGCTACGTCATCTCGTCGATCTTTATGTCGATGCTGTTCACGAAAGCAGGCGTGGACAAGAAGTGGCGCGCGTGGGTTCCGATCTACAACACCATGATTTTTCTCAAGCTTGGTGACATCAACCCGTGGTACTTCTTTGTATCGTTTATCCCGTTCGTGGGTAATATTGCCTTCCTCGTGCTCTACGTTCTCGCCATGTACCGGATCAACCTCAAACTTGGCCTCAACGCGGTGGGGTACACAATCTTTGGCTTCTTCCTTGGCTTGATTTGGCTGATCGTGGTTGCGGTCAACAAGGCTCAGTTCAACCCAGCGTCGGTTCCGCCGCCAAGCTGGTACAACAACATCCTCAAAGACAACGTTCGGTTCAACGGCGTGCCCAACCAGGGCTACGTTCCTTTCAACTCCTAA
- a CDS encoding F0F1 ATP synthase subunit epsilon, giving the protein MAAPLTVSVVSADREVWTGEASQIIAKTVEGEIGILAGHEPMLAILAGGEVRVTALDGSRVVVDAADGFLSVDNNVVQVVAGRASIVA; this is encoded by the coding sequence ATGGCAGCGCCTCTTACGGTGAGTGTTGTTTCGGCAGACCGCGAAGTGTGGACTGGCGAGGCATCGCAGATCATCGCAAAGACCGTCGAAGGCGAGATCGGCATCCTTGCCGGTCACGAACCGATGCTTGCTATCCTTGCCGGCGGTGAGGTGCGGGTGACCGCGCTTGACGGCTCCAGGGTTGTTGTTGACGCTGCCGACGGCTTCCTGTCGGTCGACAACAACGTTGTGCAGGTTGTTGCCGGACGGGCTTCGATCGTCGCCTAA
- the ald gene encoding alanine dehydrogenase — translation MRISVPKEVKNNEFRVAITPAGVHDLTTNGHEVFIQSGAGIGSSIPDAEYAQAGATIVSTAAETWATGELVLKVKEPVPEEYGYFRPDLALFTYLHLAAEPALADALLASGATAIAYETVQLPNNALPLLAPMSEVAGRLSVLVGANTMLKPHGGPGLLMPGVPGTRSADVVILGGGVAGTNALAVAYGLGARVTVLDTNLVRLRELDAQYAGHIKTIASNSYEIEKALVDADLVIGSVLLPGSRTPRLVSNALVAKMKQGSVLVDISVDQGGCFEDSRPTTHDDPTFTVHGSVFYCVGNMPGAVPHTSTYALTNATLPYIRQMARLGWREACRADAALAKGINVSGSRVVNASVADALNRPAESVDELLATTA, via the coding sequence ATGAGGATTTCCGTTCCCAAAGAAGTGAAAAACAACGAATTCCGCGTAGCTATCACCCCCGCTGGCGTTCACGACCTCACGACTAACGGCCATGAGGTGTTTATTCAAAGCGGTGCAGGTATAGGCTCAAGCATCCCGGATGCCGAATACGCGCAGGCGGGTGCCACTATTGTCTCGACCGCCGCTGAAACCTGGGCTACCGGCGAGCTTGTGCTCAAAGTCAAAGAGCCGGTTCCTGAGGAGTACGGCTACTTTCGTCCTGACCTCGCCCTCTTCACCTATCTACACCTCGCGGCAGAGCCAGCGCTCGCTGATGCGCTCCTCGCCTCAGGAGCAACAGCCATCGCATACGAAACGGTACAGCTCCCGAACAACGCACTCCCGCTTCTTGCGCCGATGAGCGAGGTGGCAGGAAGGCTCTCCGTACTCGTTGGCGCCAACACAATGCTGAAGCCACACGGCGGACCAGGGCTCCTCATGCCTGGCGTGCCAGGAACCCGATCGGCGGATGTTGTCATCCTCGGCGGCGGCGTCGCCGGCACAAATGCCCTCGCGGTCGCCTACGGACTTGGGGCAAGGGTCACGGTGCTCGACACCAACCTTGTGCGCCTCCGTGAGCTCGACGCACAATATGCGGGGCACATCAAGACCATCGCATCAAACAGCTATGAAATCGAGAAGGCTCTTGTCGATGCCGACCTGGTCATCGGCTCGGTCTTGCTTCCCGGCTCGCGTACCCCTCGACTCGTGAGCAACGCGCTCGTTGCCAAGATGAAGCAGGGCAGTGTGCTCGTTGACATCTCTGTCGACCAGGGCGGCTGCTTCGAGGATTCACGCCCAACGACCCACGACGACCCAACATTCACCGTCCACGGTTCCGTGTTCTACTGCGTCGGCAATATGCCTGGCGCGGTGCCACACACGTCAACATATGCGCTCACCAACGCGACGCTCCCCTACATTCGTCAGATGGCAAGGCTCGGGTGGCGCGAAGCCTGTCGAGCGGATGCCGCACTCGCCAAGGGCATTAATGTCTCGGGGTCGCGGGTGGTCAACGCATCGGTCGCCGACGCTCTCAATCGCCCGGCTGAGTCAGTGGACGAGCTGCTGGCAACAACGGCGTAG